A single window of Melospiza georgiana isolate bMelGeo1 chromosome 19, bMelGeo1.pri, whole genome shotgun sequence DNA harbors:
- the C1QBP gene encoding complement component 1 Q subcomponent-binding protein, mitochondrial, which produces MLLARSLRAAAAAALRPPLPAPRRPLSSAARRALLPPPAAAAPALARSLWQLGGGAGRTALLRPRRGSAGRVSCGCGGLHTEGDKAFAQFLTDEIQEEKKIQKHKSLPKVSGGWELEVHGTEAKLVRKIAGEKITVTFNINNSIPPSAEDDTQEQQKPDEQEPELTSTPNFVVEVIKDDTKQTLVLDCHFPEDEIGHEGEEESDIFTIREVSFQPTGEADWKDTNYTLNTDSLDWALYDHLMDFLADRGVDNTFADELIELSTALEHQEYIKFLEDLKSFVKCQ; this is translated from the exons ATGCTCCTCGCCCGCTCCCtgcgcgccgccgccgccgccgcgctgcgcccgccgctgcccgcgccgcgccgcccgcTCAGCTCCGCGGCCCGCCGCGCCCTgctgccgccgcccgccgccgccgcgccggcCCTGGCGCGCTCGCTGTGGCAGCtgggcggcggcgcggggcggaCGGCGCTGCTGCGGCCGCGGCGGGGCTCGGCCGGCCGCGTGTCCTGCGGCTGCGGCGGGCTGCACACCGAGG GAGACAAAGCCTTTGCGCAGTTCCTGACGGACGAGATCCAGGAGGAGAAGAAGATCCAGAAGCACAAATCCCTGCCCAAGGTCTCCGGGGGGTGGGAGCTCGAGGTGCACGGCACGGAGGCCAAGCTGGTGCGGAAGATCGCGGGGGAAAA GATAACGGTTACGTTCAACATCAATAACAGCATCCCACCCTCGGCTGAAGACGACacgcaggagcagcagaaacctGATGAGCAGGAG CCTGAACTTACATCAACTCCAAACTTTGTAGTGGAAGTAATAAAAGATGATACAAAACAGACCCTTGTGCTAGACTGCCATTTCCCTGAAGATGAG ATTGGACatgaaggagaggaagaaagtgACATTTTCACAATTCGGGAGGTCAGCTTCCAGCCCACTGGAGAGGCTGACTGGAAGGACACCAACTACACCCTCAACACGGATTCCCTGGACTGG GCTCTCTATGATCACCTGATGGATTTCCTGGCTGACAGAGGAGTGGACAACACCTTTGCTGATGAGTTAATagagctcagcactgccctggagcaccaggagtaCATCAAATTCCTTGAAGACCTTAAAAGCTTTGTCAAATGTCAGTAG
- the RPAIN gene encoding RPA-interacting protein, producing the protein MAAPVQGHRARYKSPGGPPWRETYRRRCMERLRSSRAKLLDRYRQAGDGASRAAPGALLVQEVMEQEWQELRDRLPGLGGEQPMEQVLEDPDELAVLEEIQQELILQEQLVIEEYERSLRFDEECLNAMLDGLDASDRVICPVCRKNNLTVKAHLVCCQCGLYISTQDMTEGKLRSLLEGTLTEHSQRCLHSPEFTVTSGMEEEASLLMSCPVCDSWMILL; encoded by the exons ATGGCGGCGCCGGTGCAGGGGCACCGAGCGCGGTACAAGAGCCCGGGCGGGCCGCCCTGGAGGGAAACGTACCGCAGG CGCTGCATGGAGCGGCTGAGGAGCAGCCGGGCCAAGCTGCTGGATCGCTACCGCCAGGCCGGGGATGGGGCGAGCAGGGCGGCCCCGGGAGCgctgctggtgcaggaggtGATGGAGCAGGAGTGGCAGGAGCTGCGGGACAGGCTGCCCGGCCTCGGCGGAGAGCAGCCCATGGAGCAG GTGCTGGAGGACCCTGatgagctggcagtgctggaagaGATCCAACAAGAACTGATCTTGCAAG AGCAGTTGGTGATCGAGGAGTACGAGCGGAGCCTGCGCTTCGATGAGGAATGTCTCAACGCCATGCTGGACGGCCTGGATGCTTCTGACAGGGTCATCTGCCCTGTATGTAGGAA GAATAACCTGACTGTGAAGGCTCACTTGGTTTGTTGCCAGTGTGGATTGTACATCAGCACACAG GATATGACAGAGGGAAAGCTTCGGTCCCTGCTGGAAGGCACCTTGACAGAGCACAGTCAGAGGTGCCTGCACAGCCCCGAGTTCACAGTCACCAGTGGCATGGAGGAGGAAGCCAGTCTGCTGATGAGCTGCCCT GTCTGTGACTCCTGGATGATTCTCCTCTAA